Proteins from a genomic interval of Scatophagus argus isolate fScaArg1 chromosome 6, fScaArg1.pri, whole genome shotgun sequence:
- the LOC124061212 gene encoding desmoglein-1-gamma-like, whose translation MVRVPPPVFVLLLFAGVAVVKANSGDKLIRSDYEVHDDIEYSLEGVGASQDPYNVFVVDPKTGLIRVTEVLDREVIAMYNLSGIARYKDGTEAEKRNIEPGEVYELSPAGTSVMKVTATDADEPGNKNSIISYSIIEQEPSHDMGTIYISKPTLDREKADHYVLTVKGQDLNGCPAGNTGTGTVTVTSTS comes from the exons ATGGTTCGGGTTCCTCCGCCCGTGTTTGTGTTGTTACTGTTTGCG GGTGTTGCTGTGGTGAAGGCCAACTCTGGAGACAAGCTg attcgATCAGATTATGAGGTTCATGATGATATAGAGTACTCTCTAGAGGGCGTTGGTGCAAGCCAGGATCCCTACAATGTGTTTGTGGTTGACCCTAAAACTGGACTAATTCGTGTGACCGAAGTGCTTGACAGGGAGGTCATCGCTATGTACAAT ctgtCCGGTATTGCTAGGTATAAAGATGgtacagaagcagagaaaagaaacattgaGCCTGGGGAGGTGTATGAACTCAGTCCTGCAG GGACTTCAGTTATGAAAGTAACTGCAACTGATGCTGATGAACCAGGGAATAAAAACTCCATCATCAGCTATTCTATCATAGAGCAGGAGCCATCTCATGACATGGGGACCATCTACATCAGCAAGCCGACACTGGACAGAGAG AAAGCAGATCACTACGTTCTGACAGTGAAAGGTCAAGATTTAAATGGCTGTCCAGCGGGAAACACTGGAACAGGCACTGTTACTGTCACCAGTACAAGTTAA